From Candidatus Tanganyikabacteria bacterium:
CGCGCCACGTCGGGTTCGTAGGCGCGCAGGTACGTTCCGAAGAGCACCAGGATACCGGCGACCAGGCCGGCCACGCCGATCTCCGGGAGGACGGCCTCAAGGGTTTCGTAGGGCCAGCGCGCGAACCAGCGGTCGTTGATGAACAGAAGCAGGGTGGTGGCGATCGCCCACGCGATTCCCGCAACCCACCAGGGGCCCGCCAGAACCTGCCGGAGGCGCCCGAATGCCGCCTGGAGCCGCTCCAGCCTGCCTGGAGGCGGCGAATCGGGGGCGGCTCCGCCCTGCGGACCCGCCTGCGCGATGTGGACTTCCCTCATGAAGGCCTGGAAATCATACCCGGATGAAGCGAATCGCCCGCGCCTGGGCGCGAGCGACGGCTCATCAGGGGGGCTCTCCGGCTAGGACCGGCGCTTGCGCGCGGCCTCCGACTTGCGCTTCTTGCGGACGCTGGGCTTCTCGTAGCGTTCCCGCCGCTTGATCTCGGAGAGGATGCCAGCCTTCTGGATCTTCTTCTTGAAGCGCTTGAGCGCGGACTCGATGCTCTCGCCCTCGCTTACGCGGACTTCTGCCAAAGTGGTGTTCACCCCCTTTTGCCGTGGCGTTGGGTCTGGAGATCCCAAGTTAGCAGACTTTTCGGCTTCTTGTCTAGCCAGGAGGCCACCCGAGCCGGCGTCCGCCCAGGACATGCCAGTGGAGGTGGAAGACCGACTGGCCGGCATCGGCGCCCTTGTTGGTCACCAGGCGGTAGCTCTCGCCTACTCCCAGGTCGCGGGCCACCTTGTCGGCGGCGCTTAGCAGCGGAGCGCAAAGGTCGTCGGGGATGTCGGCCACCGACGGGACGTGCTTGCGCGGGATCACCAGGACGTGGACCGGGGCCTGCGGGTTGATGTCGTGGAAGGCCACGCAGTGCTCGTCCTGGTAGGCGATCTTGGCCGGGATGGTGCCGGCGGAAATCTTGCAAAAAAGGCAGTCTTCGGACATTTGAATATGGAAGGTTCTCATGGTTGGCCGGCCTGGTCCAGTTTCTCGGGGCGCTATTGCGCCTTGATGAGCGGCCGGTGCCGCTCGGCCTGGACTGGCGCTATCGGCCGCTCATCGACTCTTTCAGAAAAGGCGGTATTCGGGCATCTGGATAAGGAAGGTTTTCAATGGTTGGCCGGCCTGGTCTCGTTTCTTGGGGCGCTATTGCGCCTTGATGAGCGGCCGGTGCCGCTTGGCCTGGACTGGCGCTAGTGGCCGCTCATCGACTCATCGAATCGGCGGCTTTTCTATATGGGTCGCCCCGGACGGCGTCTGGCCGGGCTGGGTGACCTTCACGTTGACGTTGCCGATGGGCAGGGCCGAGGGGGTGGGCGTCGGCGTGGGCCCGGGGGCGGCGGCCGCGCCTGCGATGGGCACGGTCGCGGCCAGGGCCGCGATGCCCGAATACAGGAGCGCCATCTGGATGCGCATCGGAACTTACCCCTCTGACCTGATCATGTAGCTTTGCTTACCATCCGGGCCGGTGACCGGGATGATGATCTGCGTGCGCCTGGCGAGTTGATCCTTCCGCACGGTCGCCAGGATCTCCCAGCGGCCGGGCCTTATGCCCCTGACGGTGACGGGGACGACGGTGGTGCCCCGCTTGAGCGAGCCCTTCCACGTGACGTTCTGGGTCGTCGTGGGCTGTCCCTTGGCGTCTATGAACTTGAGGCCGTCCTGGAGCTGGACGTCGAACGTGACGTCGGAGACGTCCTCGCCCACGTCGAAGGCGATCTGCACCGCCACGTCCTGATCGATCGGCACGGCCGAGACCTGGATGCCCAGCTGCGGCTGCGGGCCCCGGAGCACCACGAACATGAGGGCCGCCGCGACGGCAGCGCCGATGCCCAGGGACGGGAAGTTGAGGCTCGCCCGCACGCGTTCCCACAGGCTCGCGGTCCTGGGCGGCGGCTCCATGGCGAGCCGCAGGTGCAGCTTGGCCGCCAGGTCGGCCGGCGCCTTCACGCGCGGCTGGGCCTTCACCTGCGCGATGACCCAGCGGAGGTCGTCGAGGTGGTCCGAGCACGCGCGGCAACCCTGGACGTGGTCCGACACGGCGCTCCAGGCGCGGTCGCCCAGTTCGGCCTGGCCCTCCAGGTACGACCCGAGCAGCGGCTCAGCTTGTTGGCAGTTCATCGGACACCCTTATCCAGCCCGTCAGGCGATTGCGCTGGCTGACGAGCTTTTGCCGCAGACTCTCGCGCGCCCGGTTGAGCCGCGATTTCACCGTCCCGATATTCAAGCCGAGGATCTGGCTGATTTCCTCGTACGCGTAGCCCTCGATGTCGTACATCACCAGCGGCTCCTTGAGCTTGGGAGAGAGCTGGTCGATGGCCGTGTGGACTATTTCCTTGAGTTCCTTCTGCTCCGCCTTGTTCTCGAGGGAGCGATCCAGGGACTCGGGCAGGGTCTCCACGGCCTCCTCGTGCCGACGAACGGCTCGCTTGAGCTCGTCGAGCACGGTGTTGCGAAGGATTCGCGTGACCCACGTGAGGAAATCCGCCTCCCCTCGGAAGCTGCCGATCGATCTGTACGCCTTGATGAGTGCCTCTTGGACGACGTCGGAGGCATCGTCTTGGTTCCGCATGAGCTGGTACGCCAGCCCGTAAAACCGGTCCAAGTACGGACCTACGAGGGCTTCGTAGGCGGACTTGTCACCGGCTTGGGCTCGGCGGATCAGCT
This genomic window contains:
- a CDS encoding histidine triad nucleotide-binding protein, with the protein product MSEDCLFCKISAGTIPAKIAYQDEHCVAFHDINPQAPVHVLVIPRKHVPSVADIPDDLCAPLLSAADKVARDLGVGESYRLVTNKGADAGQSVFHLHWHVLGGRRLGWPPG
- a CDS encoding zf-HC2 domain-containing protein, producing the protein MNCQQAEPLLGSYLEGQAELGDRAWSAVSDHVQGCRACSDHLDDLRWVIAQVKAQPRVKAPADLAAKLHLRLAMEPPPRTASLWERVRASLNFPSLGIGAAVAAALMFVVLRGPQPQLGIQVSAVPIDQDVAVQIAFDVGEDVSDVTFDVQLQDGLKFIDAKGQPTTTQNVTWKGSLKRGTTVVPVTVRGIRPGRWEILATVRKDQLARRTQIIIPVTGPDGKQSYMIRSEG
- a CDS encoding sigma-70 family RNA polymerase sigma factor, with translation MASSPEQRELIRRAQAGDKSAYEALVGPYLDRFYGLAYQLMRNQDDASDVVQEALIKAYRSIGSFRGEADFLTWVTRILRNTVLDELKRAVRRHEEAVETLPESLDRSLENKAEQKELKEIVHTAIDQLSPKLKEPLVMYDIEGYAYEEISQILGLNIGTVKSRLNRARESLRQKLVSQRNRLTGWIRVSDELPTS
- a CDS encoding 30S ribosomal protein S21: MAEVRVSEGESIESALKRFKKKIQKAGILSEIKRRERYEKPSVRKKRKSEAARKRRS